Within Pseudomonas sp. LBUM920, the genomic segment GACCTGAGTTTTGGGTCAGTGGAGCAGGTGAACAGCAACGCCAACACCAGCGCGCGCAACAACAGCAGCTCCGTGACGCAGAACGGTTCATCGGTGACGGCGGGTCGCGACCTGTCAGCGGTGGCGGGCCGGGATTTGACTGCGATTGCCAGCCGGATTGATGCCAAGCGGGATGTGGCGATGTCGGCTATCGAGAACCTGAGCCTGGTTTCGGCGGCGGATGAGCAGCATTCGGCGTTGAACCTGAAGAAGGTGAAGGCGCAGGAAGATCATGTGAGTCAGGTGGGGACTTTGGTTAAGGCTGGGGGGGATGTGGCCTTGAGTGCTGGACAGGACTTGGCTTTGACAGCCAGTCGGGTCTCCGCAGGGGATGAAGCGTACCTGTTTGCCGGAAATGATCTGAATCTCAATACCGCCGAGGATAGCGACTACTCCTATTACTCCAAAACCAAAAAGGGCTCGTGGGGTAAGAAAAGTACGCAGATGAATGAGAGTGACAGTGATGTTGCTGTCAGCTCATCCATTGATGCGGGCAAGAAAGTCGTTCTCTCGGCGGCTCAGGACATCAATGCCGTGGGTGCCAAAGTCAACAGTGGCGGGGCGCTGCTGGCTACCGCAGGGCATGACATCAATCTTATTGCGGCCGAAAATTATGCCAGCCAGGCCAGCGCTTCATCCAAGAAAGGTCTGTTTTCGAGCAAGTCCAGCAGCAACTCGAGTGGCCATACAACGCTCACTAGTACCGAGCTAGTAGCCAAGTCAATTGATCTGCGAGCAGATAACGATATCTCTTTGGAGGCAGCCGCTCTGCGGGCAGAAGGCGCCGTCAAGCTCAATGCTGGTAATGACGTAGAAATCGGTACGGCTGAAGTGCAGCAGGCTTCAAGCCAATCCAAACAGTCCAGCAAGATCGGCGTATCGCTCACCGTTGGAATGTCTGCGTCGCAGAAAGGTCAGCAGACCCAGCAAAGTGCCTCGCAAAGCATCGGCAGCGATATCAGCGCCGATAGCTTGCAGATCACCAGCGGACGCGATACCACCCTGCGTGGAAGTACGTTGGTTACGGACCGTGAGCTAAAGATCGACGCAGGGCAAAATCTTGAAGTAATCAGCGCTGAAAACACCTCAAGCGCAAGTTCTAAGTCCAACAGCAAAAAGGTCGGGGAGGTGGGTTCCTGGTGGCAAAGTGCGACAGGTGTCGTCAAGACCAAGAAGGCTGATCAGAGCGAGACTATCCGTCAGGCCGGCAGCCAGATCGCTTCTTTGGGCGGCGATGTCAGCCTTACGGCTGGGGAGCGTTACACCCAGATTGCCAGCCAGGTTGTTGCACCTAAAGGCGATATCGATATCAAGGCCAAACATGTAGATATCGAGGCTGGATTCGATACCTTGAAAGCAAACAACACCGCGAGCACCAGTCGCACGGCGGTTGGCGGCACCGTCAGCGTTCCTATGGTTGATGCACTGCGAAGCCTTCAGGGGACAGTTGAGTCAGCCCAACAAACAAGTGATGGCCGCATGCTCGCGCTGTCCGCTGTGAATGCTGCCATGAGTGCCAATGCAGCGCTCGACGGCGGCCAGGCGCTGATGAAAAAAGACCTCACAGGCGTGAAGATCAGCGTCAACTTGAGCGACAGCCGTAGTCACAATGAAAGCAGCCAAAGTGGCCGCAATGTAGTTGGCAGCAGCGTGGTTGCAGGTGGTGACGTCAATATCACAGCCAAGGGCGCGGGCGCTGATAGCAATTTGAATGTGGTGGGCAGCCGTATCGACGCTGGAGGTGATGCCAACCTCAAGGCGGATGGCAAGATCAACCTCCTGGCTGCGCAAAACACTGCACATCAGGATAGCTCCAACAACAACAGTGGCTGGAGCGCTGGTGTCGGGTTCAGTTTTGGCGGGCAACAAAACGGGTTCACATTGGACCTCGCCGCCAATAAAGGGCGAGGGATGTCCGATGGTGACGATGTCACCCAAACCAACACATCCGTCAAGGCTGGGCAGACAGTAAGGCTTGATAGTGCCGGGGATACCAACCTCAAAGGTGCAGTGGTTACCGGCCAGCAAGTTCAGGCCAAAGTGGGCGGTGATCTCAATATCGAGAGTCTGCAAGACACCAGTACTTATCGCTCGGAGCAACTGAGCGCAAACGTCGGGGTCAGCATTTGCGTACCACCGTTCTGTATGGGCATGAGCAGTGTCAGCGGTGGCATTGGCCAGCAAAAAATGCACAGCGACTACGCCAGTGTCAGCGATCAATCGGGCATCAAGGCGCGTGATGGTGGGTTCCAGGTTGAGGTCAAGGGTAATACCGACCTCAAGGGCGCGATCATCGCCAGCACCGATAAAGCGGTAGCCGATGCTAAGAACACGCTCATAACAGGCTCGCTGACCAGTTCGGATATCAAGAACAAGGCCGACTATGACGCTACCAGCATCAATCTGAGCGGTGGCTACAGCACTGGCGGGAAGGTTGGCAGGGATGCAGACGGCAATGTAGATGCTACCAAGACCGGAACGTCCGCAGCCAACAAAGGCGGATTTGGTGTGAACGCCCCCGTTGCGCTTTACGCGGGTGACAGTTCCAGTAGCAAAACCTTGAGTGGTATCAGTGGCGCAGACGTGACTGTCACTGATAGTGCCAAGCAGCAGGAATTGACCGGCCAGACGGCCGAGCAAGCAGTGGCGGCAATCAACACGGATGTATCCAGTGATCGAGACGGCAGCAATAAACTCAAGCCGATCTTCGACGCCAAGGAAATTCAGGTCGGTTTTGAGATTACTGGCAAGTTTGTTCAGAACGTCTCTGTGTACCTGGAGTCTCGCGCGCGTGAAGTAGATGCGATTCGGAACGATGCCCAAAAGGAGTACGCCAAATCACGCGACCCTGAAGTCAACCCCACAGAACAAGCGGTGCATCGAAAGAAATACTTCGATTTGAATAAACAGGCCAATGCCATAGCGTCCGATTGGGGAGCAGGCGGCACCTACCGACAAATCGCTACTGCTTTGGTTGCGGGGGCCAGCGGCAACGTCACCGGCGGTGGTGCACAGTTCGCGCAGAATATGGTTGTCAACTACGTCCAGCAGCAGGGTTCGGACTACATCGGCAAGTTGGTCATCAACGGGATGAAAGAAGGCAGCCCCGAACATGCTGGCCTGCATGCCATCCTTGGCTGTGCTGGCGCTGCGAGCAGTAATCAAAGCTGTTCAGCAGGGGCTCTGGGTGGGGCGGCCAGCAGCGTACTGGCAGGCCTCTTTAACGAGACTAACCCTAACGAAACCAACGAAGAGCGTGAGGCTAAACGTAACATCATTGCGTCGGTAGTGACCGGCATTGCCGCGATGAGCAACCCGAACGGCGCTGCTACGGTTACTAATGCCGCGATCGCGAACGTCGATAACAACTGGTTGGCTACGCAACAAGTCGTTCAGATGGCCAAAGAGGTAGCTGAAGCCAAAACGCCACTCGAGGTATTTGAAGTCACCGGTAAGTGGCTGGCGGTTTCCGGAAATCAAGACCTTATTACCGGAAGCGCGCTCTTCAAAAGTTTCAAAGACAGCATGGGCGGAGCGGGTATAGACGCTCTGAATAGTGCTGTAGGCGTACTGCGTGACCCAATTGCAAGCATTGACGCTATGAACGAATTTTTATTGTCGGCGGATGGTGAGAGGCTCTTCGGTGCTGCAGCTGCGGGTTTCAAATCGCAAATTACTCAAATTCGCGATGCATTGGTTGTAGGCGGTGACTCAAACGCTGAAAACCTAGGCAAGCAATTGGGTGAGGCGGTGGCGTTGTATGCGCAGATCATTGCCACAGGTGGGACAGGAGGTGCCGCCCAAGGTGCGTCAACACTTGCTAAGGCCGGTATTGAGGTTTCGATCAATAGCTTCAAGGAGATTGCCGCCGGTGCCAAGGCAGCGGGTGGCGTTCAAGGCAAGCTTGCTAAGCTAGAGCGTCTTGGACCAGATCCTGATGTGCCGCGTCCGATTGATACACCAAATCCCGTGTTGGTTGGCGGCTCCAAATACGTTGAAAGCGCGACCGTTCAGGTCAATACAACAGTCCAACTTAGTGAAAGCGTAACGCTGGCTAATGGGAAAGTATTGCCTAAGGACAGCATTGTCACGGTTAGTGACGATGCTATGAAGGTTGTGTACCCTGATGGGACTAATGAGATTGCTTCATATGCGAAGGTGAATACACCGCCTTTAGGGCTGCCTAACGCTACTCAAGTTGAAAAGGCAGCTACTCAAGCCAGGAAAGACTTAATAGATGAAATCAATAAAATTCCTTCAAAGTCACAAGCCAGTAAACAAGCAACCATGGTGGGCGCATATGACCCGGTTACTGGGAAGACAGCGATTGGTGCTAGCAATGGTGCCGTAGTGGCAGAAATGTTACATCCAACCACCGTAAGATATCTTGAGGATAAGCTAGGTGTGAAGATCGGCGAGTTCACTGATTTTTGTAAAAATAAGGCTGGCGCTTGCGCGGAGGTATCTGCCGCAGACTCGCTTGTTAGGCAAGGGGTGGATCCCGCTAGCATAAGGTTTACTGAGGCAGTTCGCACTCGAGAGGTCTGGGGGAAGGATCGTATTCCTGAAGGGGCGATAATTTCACCTTGTGAAAATTGCAGTGTAAGTTGGCCTCGAGGAGATCTATAATGATTGTTTTAAATGAAAGTTGGCGACCTGGATTTGGAACAATATTTACGTGGTTTGCCATAGATAAAAATGGAAGGATCGCTGTGATGGTGAATAATTGTTACGGAGAACTGCCGCAAATTTTGTTAAGGCTCGAAAATGTAGATGCTCAACTTGATAGGCTATCTGAGTTTGTTTGGGGCGAGTCTTCTGAGTTCTTAAGTTGTTTTCCCGATAAATGCGGTGAACTTAAGGTTGACCTTTATTCTGCCTGGCGATATCAGAAAAAATTCTCGAAGGAACGTTTGGTTGAGTACCTGAAGTCTGATCTGTTGGAATCAAAGTCCTTTGCAGAGGCTAATCTATCAGTCAATAAAGGCTTTTATGTCTATCATGGCGTAGAGGGCGATGATGTCGGTGTGGACTATCCTGTTGGCTATGAAGGGCAGACTGTAATGGGTGACTATTTCAGGTATTTGGTCCCTACAATATTCGGTGGCATTGATGATATTCCGGAGCCTTTACGTCAGGTGTTGGTGAAGTCTGATAGTTTTGACTTTGCGAGTGATCAGTTGTTGAGGAATGATCAAGTGAGCTATCACTTTTCTCGTATGCTCTGCTAGGACCGGAAAAGGGGATGGATTTGAGTGTCACTTACTTGATTTTTTTTCGGGTGTCCATTTTTCCTAACCTCGGCTCTTCCGCCGAGCGCGTCTGTATCAGTATTGAGTAAGGCTAAGGCCTTCGTTTTATGGTGCGAAGCTCAATCCGTCCCGGCCGGTTCCCGATATGTTTCCTGGCGATCAACTTGAGTAAAATCTGCACACCTTTGGCCTTATTCGTCAGTGCCGTACTGCCTAATCGCAAAGAACAATTGAAGTCTATGTTTGAAGCTAAGCTCGCGTGGCAAACAATCAGCTAATAGGGCTAAATTAGCCATGTTAAAGAAAAGGGGACAGATTTATTTAATCGGGAAAACGGGGTCAGACCACGGTTTTGTAAAGGTAATCAAAATTGCTCTTTGAAACATGTTAATGGTGGTCTAACCCTATTCTATTTTCAGGCAGGCGACTTTGTGGGGTTCAGGCACTCGATGGAGCGGTCTACGGTGGTCTTTGCCATTTCCAGCAAATGCCACACCGCCAGAATCTTCGCCCGCTCGGGGCTGGGCAGTCGCTCACTGCAATTGAGTGTTGTGGCCGAAGCGCTGTCGAGCAAGCTGGAAGTGTAGAGCAGGGCGTCTTCGAAGCTCAGGTCTTCGATTTGAACGCCTTGGGCTGGCAGGTAATGGTCGATGGCGCGGTTGAAGGCGGCGCGGTCTTTAGTGGCGTTGTGGGGTGGATCGGGGACGACTTTTTTCATGGTGTAACTCCACATAATTGGAGCTGACATCCGTCGCGACTAAACGAGGGTGGCGGCTGTACGCAGGTTAGTCGACCGGCCACATGGAAAACCGGCGCACCCGGAGGTGCCCTACGCACAGCCACCATAAAACTTCACGGAGGACCATGCGCCATATGAGACCCGAGCGACTAAACCCGATCACTGATAAGCAGTGACGGACCGCAGACTAGCCATCGATTCGAGCAGGCACAAGGCGGCAGGAATTGTCTAGGAAACGTCCTGCAATTTAAAGAGACACGCCCTGCTGGCCCTTCAAAAACCATGACTGAATGCCACTAACCCGCCCATCAACGGTGGTGGTGAATGGCTTTTTGTAGGTGCTTTTCCCCTGCGACGTAGGCAGCTTCTGAAATATCACTCAGCCTACCCAGGCTTGTGTGCGGGGCGTATCCGCTTGCTTATATTCCGACGCCAACTTCATTGCATCCAGGGATGTGAGGCATGGCGCAGGGCTATATCAACGACCGCACCACGGACTACAGCGGCTTGAAATTCCGGTTGATGGGCAGTGCCCCGAGTCGGCAGCGTTCCGACCATTTCGACGTGCTGAACAGGCACCTGCGGCCTGGGCTGGTGATGCCTGGGCAGTTGGTGATTGTTCCCGATCCCTACAGCGTGACCTGTTCGATGGAAGAGGCCTGGCTGGTACGCCGGGCCGAGGCAATTCGTCGGGAGTTGGACGCTGGCGCCGGACCCCAAGTAGTCAATAACTATGACCTGCTACAGAGTTTTTTGGGGTACGGCTCGTTGGGCGTGGGCAGCGCGACGTCAGCGTGGGCCCGGCATCTGGATGAAGTGGCGCAGACCCTGGAGGCGATTGAACAGCTGTATCAGCGCCTGAAAAACACTGGTTTGGACCGTGAGGCGTTTCTTCGCCAGCGTAAGGCGTTGTTCGGGCTGCTGGACGCCCAGCTGCAAGGTGCGGCGCGATTTGGCACCGGGTTGCAGGGCAATCAGGCGCTGAAGAAGGTGTTGGGGATTTCTACCAAAAGCTATCTGCAAAAGGGCGAGATCGCCGGGTATGCGCAGCGGATGCGGGATATTGCGCAAACGTCGAAATGGTTGGGCAAGGGCGCGTATGTGGGGTTGGCACTGGACGTGGGCGTGGCTGGGCTGGAAATCAAGGAGGTGTGTGTGGCGGGGCGGGAGGCGCAGTGTCGGCGGGCGAAATATGTGGAGACGGGGAAATTGATGGGAGGGGTGGCGGGGGCTTATGGCGCAGGGAAGCTGGGTGCAACAGTAGCCCGTAGCGGCTGTAGGGTTCTTTTGGGCATCGCGGCTAAAGGAAACGGTGCGCTGGCCTGCGCAGTGATCGGCGGAGCTGCGGGGGGGTACGCAGGGGGCAATGCAACGGGAGAATTCGGAGCGTTTCTGGGAGGGAAGATCGAAGAGATCGACGGTGATTTGATCTTTCAGCCAGAGGGGGCTTAAGCATGGACTTTCAACTCATCCTGGCAATCATTTTAGCTGCCGGGACACTGATTTTCGCAGGGCTGACTATATACGCTGAGTACACAAAGCTCGAAGCCCTGGAAAGCTACTTCAGCCAGAACAAAGTGATCTGCGACAACAAACGCTTTTGGGGCAGAAATCAGCATATCGACAGGTTTCATCGCATGCTCGTGATCAATGGCCTGTTGGGAATGCCTAAATTTCACATCAAAAGAGGGGAGGTAACCGAGGCTGAACTGGCGTCCGTGCCCTTGTCCCTAAAGCGTTGGGCGTTGTGGCCGTATCGTTTTGGAATGGTGTGGTTTGCCGGCTGTATGCTTTGGTCCATTTTGTATGGCTGGTAGCCCGGGACGCACGGCGTTCCGGGCTGCGTTCCCACGGGTGCTGGTCACTGGCGTCGTGTCTAAAGGAGACGGTGCGCTGGCCTGCGCAGTGATCGGCGGCGCTGCAGGAGGCAACCTATTCGGCACTGGCGGTGCGTTTCTGGGCGGGAAGACCGGAGAGATCGACGGTGATTTGATCTTTCAACCAGAGGGCGCTTAAGCATGGGTTTTCAACTCATCCTGGCAATCTTTTTATTTGCAGGGGCGTTTGTTGGCGCGGGACTCACTTTATATGCTGAATGCACAAAGCTCGAAGCCCTGGAAAGCTACTTCAGCGAGAACAAGGTGGTCTGCGACAACAAACGCTTTTGGGGCAGAAATAAACATATCGACAGGTTTCATCGCATGCTCGTGATCAATGGCCTGTTGGGAATGCCTAAATTTCACATCAAAAGAGGGGAGGTAACCGAGGCTGAACTGGCATCCGTGCCCTTGTCCCTCAAACGTTGGGCGTTGTGGCCGTATCGTTTTGGAATGGTATGGTTTGCCGGCTGTATGCTGTGGTCCATTTTGTATGGCTGGTAGCCCGGGACGCACCACGTTTCTGGCGGCATTCTCACGGGTGCTTGACACTGGCGTCGCGGCTAAAGAAAACGGTGCGCTGGCCTGCGCAGTGATAGGCAACGTATTCGGCACTGGCGGTGCGTTTCTGGGCGGGAAGATCGAAGAGATCGACGGTGATTTGATCTTTCAACCAGAGGGCGCTTAAGCATGGATTTTCAACTCATCCTTGCAATTTTTATGTGTGCAGGTGTGTTCTTGTTCTCGGGGCTCACTCTATACGCTGAGTACACAAAGCTCGAGGCCCTGGAAAGCTACTTCAGCGAGAACAAGGTGATCTGCGACAACAAACGCTTTTGGGGCAGAAATAAGCACATCGACAGGTTCCATCGCATGCTCCTGATCACTGAACTGTTGGGAATGCCCAAATTTCACATCAAAAGAGGGGAGGTAACCGAGGCTGAACTGGCGGCCGTTCCTTTGTCCCTCAAACGCTGGGCGTTGTGGCCGTATTATTTTGGGATGATAGTGGCTGCCAGCGGTGTCCTCTGGACCCTTTTGTACGGTTGGTAGGCCCGGGGGCACACCGCGCCCCGGGCTGCATTCCCACGCGGGAGCGTGGGAGCCCTCTCTCAGCGCATATGCAAAATGATCGGGCTGCTGCTCGCCGGGTCCGTATGCCCGCGCAGTTTATTCACCGCCGCGGCATCGACTGCGCCGCCGTTGTTGCCCCACGTACCTCGCACGTAAGTCAGCACCTGCGCGATTTCCTCATCCGACAGCTGCTCCCTGAACGCCGGCATCCGGTAAGCATCCGGCACACCGGCGGTCACGATCCGTTGTGAGCCATTGAGCGTGATGTTGATCGCCGAGGCATTTTCCTTGGCCAGTGCCGAGGTGGCGCCCGCCAGCGGTGGCATCCACTCCGGCTGGCCCTTGCCGTCCAGGCCATGGCAGGACGCGCAACGGGTTGCGTAGGTGTGGGCACCAGGGGCGTCTGCGCGCGCGTTGGCCGCCTGATACTGCCACGGCGAACCGTCCCGCTGCGGGTCGCCAGGCAGGGATTTGAGGTAGCGGGCGATGGCGTTCAAATCTTCATCGCTCATGAATTGCGTCGAGTTGTTGAACGCCTCGGTCATCGAGCCATACACCACTGCATGCTGGTTACGCCCGGTCTTGAGGAACCGCACGATCTCGTCCTCGCTCCAGCGGCCCAGCCCGGTGTTGTGGTCCTGGCGCAGGCTCGGTGCATACCAGCCGTCGAGCAGGCCGCCGGCCAGGTAGGGCGCGCCGGACTCGTCCAGCGCCTTCTCGTTGAAGGCCAGGCCGCGCGGCGTGTGGCAACTGCCGCAGTGCCCCGGGCCTTGGACGATGTAGGCGCCACGGTTCCACAGCGCGTCCTGGGCAGGTTTGGCCGCGTAGGTGGCGTTGGGGGCGAACACGCCGTTCCACAGGGCGATGGGCCAGCGCATGTTCAGCGGCCAGGGAATGCTGCTGTCGATATTGGGCTGATTGGCCGGTTCCACGCCTTGCATGAAAAACGCGTACAGCGCACGCATGTCGTCATCGCTGAGCTTGGCGTAAGACGGGTAGGGCATCGCCGGGTAAAGCCTGCGCCCACCCGGCGCGACGCCGTGGCGCACGGCGCGGTCGAAGTCGGCCGGGGTGTAGCCACCGATGCCGGTGTTGCGGTCGGGCGTGATGTTGGTGGCGTGAATCGCGCCCAGCGGCGTGGCCATCTCCAGGCCGCCGGCGAACGGCGTCTTGCCCGGCAAGCTGTGGCAGGCCACGCAGTCGCTGACGCGGGCGACGTACTCGCCGCGGCTGATCAGTGCCGGGTCTGCGCTGGCGGCGGGTTGTTGCTCAAAAGGCGAGGCGGGCTCGCGGGTCACGTACCAGGCCAGCACGCCTGCTGCGACCGCGCCGGCCAGCACCAGCCAGCCTGCGGTTCTAGCCAATCGTCGGTTGTTCATGCGCGTTCCTTGTCGGTCAGGCGAAGGTGTATCGGCTCAAAGGCAGGCTGCGGATGCGCTGGCCGGTGAGGTGCGCCACCGCATTGGCCACGGCCGGCGCCACAGCGGGCAGCGGTGGTTCACCGATACCACCCATTTTTTCGCCACTCTCGACGATTTTGACGTGCACCTGCGCCATCCGCGACATAGGCAGGATCGGGTACAGGTCGTAGTTGCGCGCCCGTGGTTTGCCGTCCACGTACACCGCTTCCTCCAGCAAGGTTTGCGACAAGCCCAGGGCCACCGCGCCATTCACTTGCGCTTCAACAATCGCCGGGTTGACGATGCTGCCCGGGTCGATGGCTTCCCAGATGTGGTGCACCTTGACCTGGCCGTTTTCGATCGACACTTCGGCGACCACCGCAGCGTGGGAGCCGAACGGTGAGGCCATGGCCACGCCACGCGCGCGGCGGCTGCCGTCTTCGGCGGTGTAGGGGCCACGCTTCCAGCCGCCCGACAACTCGCCCACCGCTTGCAACAGCGTGGTCAGCCGCGGGTTATCGCGCAGCAAATGCAGGCGCAGCTCGTAGGGGTCTTGGCCGCCTTTGTCGGCCAGCTCATCGAGGAACGCTTCATAGAAGAAGTCATTCAGCGAATTGCCCACCGAGCGCCAGTAGCCGAGCATGGTCGGGCCTTTGACGTAGATCTGCGCAATGCGCTTGTTGGGGATCGCGTAGCTTTTGCCCGACAACCCTTCGAGGGCCGTGGGGTCGATTTTGTCGCCCTGTTTACCGGCGATGGCTTCGCTGGGGCCTTCGGTGGCACTCACCGCTTCAATGGCCACCGGCAACCCTTGCGCGTCCAGCGCGGCGCGGAACTTGACCACGGCGACCGGGCGCAGCACGTCGCGCAGGAACTCCTCTTCACGGCTCCAGATCAGCTTGACCGGGCGACCGACTGCTTTGGCCAGTGCGATGGCCTGCGGGTAAGGGTTGGCCGAGTCATACAAGAAATGCCGGCCGAAAAAACCGCCCAGCAGCGGTGAATGCAGGATGATCTTCGCCGGGTCGAGCCCGGTGCGTTTGGCCATGTCGGCGCGGAACATATCCGGCGCCTGGTTCGGCAGCCACACCTCCAGCGTGCCTTCGGGGTTGAAGCGTGCCAGGGCAGAAGGTGGCTCCAGCTGGGCGTGGTTGACGTACTGGTTATGGTAGGTGGCTTCGACTTTGGTTTTGGCGTTTGCCAGTGCGCCGGCTACATCGCCTTCGTTTTCATCGTCACGCGCCGGGCCTTGCTGGGCGGCGAGGAAGTCGCGGTACTTGTCGCTGGAAAAATCCGCCGGCATCGCGCGTACGGTCGA encodes:
- a CDS encoding DUF6124 family protein, with product MKKVVPDPPHNATKDRAAFNRAIDHYLPAQGVQIEDLSFEDALLYTSSLLDSASATTLNCSERLPSPERAKILAVWHLLEMAKTTVDRSIECLNPTKSPA
- a CDS encoding cytochrome c, producing MNNRRLARTAGWLVLAGAVAAGVLAWYVTREPASPFEQQPAASADPALISRGEYVARVSDCVACHSLPGKTPFAGGLEMATPLGAIHATNITPDRNTGIGGYTPADFDRAVRHGVAPGGRRLYPAMPYPSYAKLSDDDMRALYAFFMQGVEPANQPNIDSSIPWPLNMRWPIALWNGVFAPNATYAAKPAQDALWNRGAYIVQGPGHCGSCHTPRGLAFNEKALDESGAPYLAGGLLDGWYAPSLRQDHNTGLGRWSEDEIVRFLKTGRNQHAVVYGSMTEAFNNSTQFMSDEDLNAIARYLKSLPGDPQRDGSPWQYQAANARADAPGAHTYATRCASCHGLDGKGQPEWMPPLAGATSALAKENASAINITLNGSQRIVTAGVPDAYRMPAFREQLSDEEIAQVLTYVRGTWGNNGGAVDAAAVNKLRGHTDPASSSPIILHMR
- a CDS encoding xanthine dehydrogenase family protein molybdopterin-binding subunit gives rise to the protein MNTRNALPDTPLGEPINLSRRRFLASTAVGALVIGFGLPLGTPRAYAATPDAAERGTQVPAFLEIRPDGTVRLLSPFMEGGQGTHTAMAQIVGEELDADPATFIVEAAPPGDAYVVMENGMRITGGSMSVRMSYPTMRRLGALARAMLLQAGAEQLGVPVAQLTTTPGRVVHAASGRSLGYGELAGRALDMPVPDPATITLRDPSQFRWIGKPVKRLDAYDKSTGKAQYSIDLKVDGMLHAAVQHAPRLGMTVGSLRNQAQVEAMKGVHSVHQLPGAVAVVAERWWHAKRAVEAIQVEWLEAAADSTVRAMPADFSSDKYRDFLAAQQGPARDDENEGDVAGALANAKTKVEATYHNQYVNHAQLEPPSALARFNPEGTLEVWLPNQAPDMFRADMAKRTGLDPAKIILHSPLLGGFFGRHFLYDSANPYPQAIALAKAVGRPVKLIWSREEEFLRDVLRPVAVVKFRAALDAQGLPVAIEAVSATEGPSEAIAGKQGDKIDPTALEGLSGKSYAIPNKRIAQIYVKGPTMLGYWRSVGNSLNDFFYEAFLDELADKGGQDPYELRLHLLRDNPRLTTLLQAVGELSGGWKRGPYTAEDGSRRARGVAMASPFGSHAAVVAEVSIENGQVKVHHIWEAIDPGSIVNPAIVEAQVNGAVALGLSQTLLEEAVYVDGKPRARNYDLYPILPMSRMAQVHVKIVESGEKMGGIGEPPLPAVAPAVANAVAHLTGQRIRSLPLSRYTFA